A genomic window from Gossypium hirsutum isolate 1008001.06 chromosome D12, Gossypium_hirsutum_v2.1, whole genome shotgun sequence includes:
- the LOC107946421 gene encoding uncharacterized protein isoform X4 encodes MNILLLRSNQQGTPESPPVQEDMAESSYVPKSVTSLERLIVQDPFPEYLTVENHGQSNGLLGKNAGAACDKNASVIASHTDISEEDGWIIIPNSEQVHVLVCLSACNQETEIITPFKVAEVMSKNGMRKGTEKQNGDMEGETSSVAGGEEVSPNGAVISQNDENLEKEKIDPATDVSDSESFLRMEEQRRQTETLLKRFNNSHFFVRIAEWDEPLWSKKGASQIASDSYESDSQQSIANEAKNITKNISSWTAVIDRGNFDANVSSGVARDTVNCCSLSNGDIVVLLQVNVGVGFFRDPVIEILQFEKYMDRNLSENQDNGVYANHDPCGELLKWLLPVDNTLLSPRALSSHPLGSGIGSPSHRSTLSASSGSQLFSFSNFRSYSMSSLPQNVPPSRGPAKAQSSKLSFDLDEVDHYSSQKILKSQRTRIEDILSFRGVSLERERFSVRCGLEGIHIPGRRWRRKLEIIKPVEIHSYSANCNTDDLLCVLIKNVSPAHIPDIVVYIDAITLVLEEASKGGPPASLPIACIEAGDGHCLPNLALRRGEEHSFILKPASSIWKDLKIYGGKSKSSTLKPRLKTSDKKGSTSNVHKYAIMISCRCNYSKSRLFLKQPTNWRPRVSRDLMISVTCKMSGQYSRPNERITQLPVQVLTLQASNLTREDLTMTVLAPASFTSPPSVVSLNSYPTTPLSPFIGFSDLAGKASSERPNSAVKRFSSMPTVSENQKQNGDARTRFTSSNEQLTTISNFIPTSYWGCTHLWLRSRVPLGCVPAQSTATIKLELLPLIDGIITLDSLRIEVKEKDLADFILVSSFHKMLRFVTGYHQM; translated from the exons ATGAACATTCTGCTGCTGCGGTCCAATCAACAGGGAACACCAGAATCACCTCCAGTACAAGAGGATATGGCGGAATCATCTTATGTTCCTAAGTCAGTGACAAGTTTGGAAAGGCTTATTGTACAGGATCCATTTCCAGAGTATCTGACGGTTGAAAATCATGGACAAAGCAACGGTTTATTAGGCAAGAATGCTGGTGCTGCTTGTGATAAGAATGCTTCAGTCATTGCTAGCCACACTGATATTTCCGAGGAAGATGGATGGATCATTATTCCAAATA GTGAACAAGTTCATGTTCTAGTATGCTTATCAGCATGTAATCAGGAAACAGAAATTATTACACCATTTAAAGTTGCTGAAGTGATGAGTAAAAATGGCATGCGGAAAGGCACTGAGAAACAAAATGGAGACATGGAGGGTGAGACAAGTTCAGTGGCTGGAGGAGAGGAAGTGAGTCCTAATGGTGCAGTAATAAGTCAGAATGATGAAAACTTGGAGAAAGAGAAGATTGATCCAGCAACAGATGTCTCTGATAGTGAATCATTTCTTAGAATGGAAGAGCAGAGAAGACAGACTGAAACACTATTGAAAAGGTTTAATAACTCTCATTTCTTTGTGAGGATTGCAGAGTGGGATGAGCCTTTGTGGTCAAAAAAAGGTGCTTCTCAGATAGCTTCTGATTCATATGAAAGTGATAGTCAACAATCTATTGCAAATGAAGCCAAAAACATTACCAAGAATATATCTAGTTGGACTGCAGTTATTGATAGAGGAAACTTTGATGCTAATGTTTCTAGTGGAGTTGCTAGAGATACTGTTAACTGTTGCTCTCTTTCCAATGGAGATATAGTG GTACTTTTACAAGTAAATGTTGGCGTTGGTTTTTTCAGAGATCCTGTCATTGAAATTCTTCAGTTTGAGAAATATATGGACAGAAACCTGTCTGAGAATCAGGACAACGGAGTTTATGCAAATCATGATCCATGTGGAGAACTGTTGAAATGGTTGCTTCCTGTGGATAACACTCTTCTTTCACCTCGTGCTTTATCTTCTCATCCTTTAGGTTCTGGAATTGGTAGCCCATCTCATAGGTCTACCCTTTctgcctcctctggctcccagctcttttcttttagtaattttagaAGTTACTCCATGTCATCGCTTCCTCAAAATGTTCCTCCTTCTCGTGGACCCGCTAAAGCACAAAGTTCTAAATTATCATTTGACCTTGATGAGGTGGACCATTACTCTTCTCAAAAGATTTTGAAGAGTCAAAGAACACGGATTGAAGATATTTTATCATTTCGGGGTGTGTCACTAGAGCGAGAAAGATTTTCTGTCCGTTGTGGATTAGAAGGGATCCATATCCCAGGAAGAAGATGGAGGAGGAAACTTGAAATAATTAAACCTGTTGAGATTCATTCTTATTCTGCCAACTGTAATACAGATGACCTCCTTTGTGTTCTGATAAAG AATGTTTCTCCAGCACATATACCAGATATTGTAGTATACATAGATGCTATAACACTTGTTTTAGAAGAGGCTTCAAAAGGTGGACCACCTGCTTCCTTACCAATTGCATGTATTGAAGCGGGAGACGGCCATTGTTTGCCAAATCTAGCTCTCAG GAGGGGTGAAGagcattcttttattttaaaaccagCTTCTTCTATATGGAAAGACCTCAAAATTTATGGAGGAAAGTCCAAGTCATCCACTTTGAAACCTCGTTTGAAGACTTCCGACAAAAAGGGGAGTACTTCAAATGTTCACAAGTATGCAATTATGATATCATGCCGCTGCAATTACAGCA AATCAAGATTGTTTTTAAAGCAGCCAACAAATTGGAGACCACGGGTTTCAAGGGATCTTATGATATCTGTCACATGCAAAATGTCCGGACAATATTCTAGACCCAATGAAAGAATCACCCAGCTTCCAGTTCAG GTCTTAACTCTACAGGCATCAAATTTGACACGTGAAGATCTAACTATGACAGTTCTTGCCCCAGCCTCCTTTACCTCACCTCCATCTGTGGTATCCTTGAATTCTTATCCGACAACACCATTGAGCCCATTTATTGGTTTTTCTGATCTTGCGGGGAAAGCAAGTAGCGAGAGGCCCAATAGTGCAGTGAAGAGATTCAGCTCAATGCCCACTGTATCAGAGAATCAGAAACAGAATGGTGATGCTAGGACTAGGTTTACATCTTCCAATGAGCAGTTGACTACAATATCTAATTTTATTCCAACTTCCTATTGGGGATGTACTCATCTCTGGCTGCGGAGTAGAGTACCATTAGG ATGTGTTCCTGCTCAATCTACGGCTACCATCAAGCTTGAGCTACTTCCATTGATTGATGGCATTATAACTTTGGACAGTTTACGGATTGAGGTTAAGGAGAAAG ATCTTGCTGATTTCATTTTAGTTTCTTCATTCCATAAAATGTTACGCTTTGTTACTGGATATCATCAAATGTAA